GGCTTCCTGTCTTTAGTCGCCCGAAATACCGTTCAGGCAGATCGACAGTGACCTTAACTTCTGACAGATCAGCCATTTCATACACCGGTGTACCCCGACTGACCCATTCGCCAACATCGACAAGTTTTCTGCCGACATAGCCGTCAAAAGGCGCCCTGATAACACAGTTTCTGAGATCACGTTCGAGCTTATTGGTCTCCGCTTCGAGCTGATTAAAACGTTCACGGTTGATCTTGGCCCAGGTTTGCGCACTGTCATAAGCATTCTCTGAAACCAGGTTCTTGCTGTACAGCTCCTCCACACGTTTCAGGTCACTTTCGGCCAGATGAGCCTGGTGACGAGCCTGTTCCGCCTCTGCCCTTTTTGCCTTCAAGGTCAATTCAACCAGTTCTGAGTCGATGAGTACCAGGGGACTTCCTTTTTTAACGCGAGTACCCTCGGATACGGAGATTTCTTCAACCTGACCATCGATTTCAGAGACTATCCTGCTCTCAATGGCGGCCTCCGTACGGCCGACCAAACGCAACTGGTCATTGAATTTTTGACTGCTGACTTCCT
The sequence above is drawn from the Candidatus Zixiibacteriota bacterium genome and encodes:
- a CDS encoding efflux RND transporter periplasmic adaptor subunit, yielding MNTIRIAIALSVLMLVSVTVRAQDRPPALVETEEVSSQKFNDQLRLVGRTEAAIESRIVSEIDGQVEEISVSEGTRVKKGSPLVLIDSELVELTLKAKRAEAEQARHQAHLAESDLKRVEELYSKNLVSENAYDSAQTWAKINRERFNQLEAETNKLERDLRNCVIRAPFDGYVGRKLVDVGEWVSRGTPVYEMADLSEVKVTVDLPERYFGRLKTGSPAVIKTAQNGNQELSGVVTGISPNASQETHTFPVIVTVPNSERKLGGGMLVSTILSLDNKFESLAVSKDAIIRQGGKTLVYTVQDGEAVPIYVSLNSSQGKMVAVSGSGLSAGMQVVVKGNERIFPGSPVRTSGDMRSLSDDSSNPIKSN